From the Brienomyrus brachyistius isolate T26 chromosome 23, BBRACH_0.4, whole genome shotgun sequence genome, the window GCAGGGGTCCTACACTCTCAAGTAGCGATGCACATCACTGGGAATGGCCTCCCTGTCAAATATGAAGTCCTCAGACACGATGTTCAGGGTCAGGCGAGACCGCCAGTGCGACACGGGCTTCGTGGGACCATCACTGACCCGCTTCTGCTGCTCCGGTGGCTGGAGTTACAGGTAAAGGAACCAGGTTTTAAGGTGGATGATGGAACAATCACCCGAATAACAGAACTAAGATCACGTTCACCAATCGGTACTTATCCAAAATACAACTGAATGTGCACTGCATAATTGACACCTAGCCCCGCCCACCCACAGAGTCTGAATTCCCATTGGTTGGCATATTTTAATGCCGgagaacccccacccccccagtcaGCAGATTTTATCATCTCCTGGGTTAGACAGACAAAACTTGTTCAGAAACCAGGCTTGGGAGATATTGGGACCAAAGCCAACTCACCTGCTGGTCCTCCTGCCCAGAGATAAGGCTGACCTCAGGGGGTTTGGGAAGCATGTAGGTGGTGAGCTGGCTCACATGGTGCACCTGCCGACTGTCCTGCCAGGGCGACACGCCTGCCTGGTGCACGAATACCAGCGTGTACAGAGTCCCATTGTTTCGTGTTTTCTTTGGTAGGGACACGTTAATTTTCCTTTAAatacagaacagcaacaacaggcTGTGAGTGCAAAAATGATACTTAAGTTTGTCAGAATATTTCTACAAAAACGCAATGCATTCAGCTGTCAAATAACTTTGGCACAGAAAAACCTACCCCGCATGcatatacatttaaaatatttttatgcatTACACAAAATACTGAGAATCAAAACTTAATTGAAGAAACCGCCAGACTTCATTTGAAACCAGTGACAGCTCGACGTCAGCTTTTCTAAAGTTTGTATAGATAATCTTTTAAACGCTGGTCTGTAGTCCTAAGCATTTGTGGTCTCTCCTTGCACATCTCGAGGCTCTCTTCCACGTGGGAGAATGACGAATGCCAAACAAGCTTACCTCTCAAACTTGGAATTGATATCAAAGTCGTCAACCTTAAGAATGAGATTTTGTCCGCCATTTCCATTCGGCTTCAGCGTCGTGTAGATGCTTAGCTGTGTAATTAAAAGTGAATTCAATAAGCTCTCCGATCACACTCTTTATGAGAAGGCTGTCAGCTAAAGCAACTGAACGAGTCCTAATCTATGAATAATACGGATGCGAGCTTCTCGAAAAAGCGGCATTGTGTTTTAAATGGCAAACAGGCAGAGAAGTCCACACTGATGCATCATCACAACGGTTCAACAGCGCATTCACCTACCTGAAGGCGAGGCTTATCTGCGAGGTAAGAGCCGATGCAGCCTTCGGCCCTGGGTCGATCGCACGGCTTGGTGTACACGATGCCGTACATGACCCAGCAGGTGTGGAGCACGTAGACGACGAACACGCCGACGATCAGGGTGGTGAAGGAGGTCTTCTGGAACATGCCGCTCCTGGTCTGCTAGCAGCGGGACGAGTCGGCGGGGTTGGCGTCTCCGATACTCAACATCGGATGTCGATATGAGGGGGAGAAATACTTTAGAAACGGGTGCAGGAGATCTTCCGGGCTCGAAGCGGCTCCATGACCTGAACTAGCGCTCACGGTCCAGCGATGGGTGACGTAACTCTACCTAATACGTTTAATGACACGCCGGCTATAAATATGCACATATAATTTTACGCGtagtgaataaataaataacgaatCAGGCACATTATGCCATGTTATTTTAACAGTATCTCATATAATAGAGACtaaaaaataaaggaaaaaaaacggtGACAGGGCGGAACTGTTCTTTGATGTTTAACGTTTCATGGGGACAGCTGATGATGAAGGAATTCATCGAGCAGCGCGGTGCATGTTGGGTACGGGTAGTCAGTGACCGGGTAGCCGGTCTTCCGAAGGTGCTGGCTGGGGTCCATTGCTCTGAACTGTCCTCTTCGCCTCTCCGACTTGTTAAGCGGGCGGTTTGGCAGGAAAAGGCAGGCGTGTTGTGATACTGTCACATCTGCGTAACTGCTGGCTGTTCATGGTCAGGGTCGACGTGTGTTGCGGAGCGGTTGTTTATTAAAAACTCTAGGGGCTGCTGCAGCTTTTGATAATCGTAGTTTACAAAGTCGTGGGAACTTGGGTTAAGCCCGTTGAATCGATTAATTCAAGCAGTTTGTCCAAATGGAAGTGTTCTCCAGGCTGCTCTCTCGGAGTTGTCTATGGAGGACACTGGATCGAAGAGTCGTGGTCTCCGCCGTACTTCTCGCCCCCTGCTACGTCCGTAGACATCCATGCACTCGAAGCCTCGCCTTCCTGTGGCGGCGGACAGACTGGGTCGCTCACCGGGCCTGCCGTTGGCGGAGGTCGAGTCCCAACAGTATGTCTGCCTGGATTAATACTGCATACTTCATGCTATTCATGCTGGAATTTCAGAGCCTCCCATGCTTGGTGATTGGGTTCTAGGCGCTTCTTTAAGTGGAGGTTGCCTCTATAAAAGTCGTGTCATGGAGAGGTATCATCGCGGTTTACCTGTTGTATGAAgaaatgttattctgtttttaaaagcacattctgTATTTCTTTTGTCAGTTGTCTTCTGTCGCCATAGAGCAATGGAGACGTCACAGGCTGCGCTGTCAAGCGTGGTACCCGTGTTTTCAGTTGTAAGTCTCAATGAACTTTATATTGGCTTCATATATATTATTTACACATGTTTGACTGAGCATCACTGTTGTCTCATGTTTCCATTGTTGGGGAATTTAAACCTCACCTCtgtcctgtgtgttcttcctgtgttgtgtGAATTTTCTGCTGTAGTCCAAAGACTTGTATATAGGGTAATTGAcatcgcctcccccccccccccccccccatacatctGGCTGGCAATTGCAAGATAACTGTAATCTCGCACAtagaaattatattttttttattaaacttgATGACTGTGTCCACATTGTCTTTCTTTTTGTTTGCAGATGAAATTTGACACGGAAGGGAATGTGACTTCATTTGGTGTGTGGAGGTCAATTTTTGTGTTATTGTCACCAAAATTTACTTGTACTCCATTTTAAATTGTCACGTAAATGGCCTTGAAATCAGACTTTAATATTTTGCATACGGTAGGCTACACAGAACCTTTGCAAAAGATTCGATTGTCCTCTCACTGGCTGTATTTCAGAGAAGAAAAAGACAGAGCTGTACCAGGACCTTGGCCTGCAAGCACGAGACCTGCGGTTTCAGCACACCACCAGCATCACTGGGAGGAACAACCTCATCATCATGCGCATGGAGGTCGGACATGCCCCTTGGAGCCCTGCTCCAACCTGGGCGCGATTTTCACAGTGGTGTGTAACTGGCCATGTTTGTGTATTGTGATCTTCAGCTGCTCGTATCTGTTTGGCCCACAGTCTCTGAAGGCCGTGGTGACGCCGCACGTcctgctgatcctggacttccgTGGTTTGGGGCTGGAACGCTGGCTGCTGTATGAGTTGGCCCCGCAGCTGGCGGGAGAGGGACCCCTGGCCACCTACTCTCTGCCTTTCGAATTCAGAGTCATTGAAGCTATACTACAGCATCGAGTGAGGCCCTCATTATCTTATTTACCTAATTCCAACCAGATGGTTTTCATATTTGaatgatagatggatagatttatgtggtgcttttcaagacacccaaagagcTTTGCAGAATCAATGGGGATCCACTTCAACCACAACCCCTGTGTATCACCTACATGGATGAAGCgatggcagccattctgcaccagtacactccccacacagtagctaaggtggataaggggcaggagaggattcaccagttagatacaggggattattaggaggccagatttgatagGACCACAGTGCACAATTTCAGCCAGGATACCggggtaccacccctactctttAGGAAGATGCCCAGGGGTCTgttatgacctcagagagtcaggagCTCAGTTTTACGTCTCATCCAAAGgacggcaccatttttacagcataGTGTCTCTATCTccgcactggggcactgggatccacacagaccacaggatgggctccgcTATTGGCtacaccaacacctcttccagcagcagtccaactttcctagttggtctccTCGCCCCAAAACTGAacaggcccaaacctgcttagcttcaggtGGTTCATCTCAGACATTCTACTCAGAAAAATGTGCTTTTATGCTTTTCAGTTTGCTGTAGTTTCAGAGCTTATGTGTAAATAAACACAATTAAGATCTTTATTATCAAGGATTGTGCTTGATGTCAGGAGAAGAATAATGGTTCTTCCTATCCGCAGCTGAGTAACCTGCAGACCCGGCTGAATGAGGTACAGCCACTCATCCTGGACACGCTTGAGTCCCTGGTGGATCCGAAGCTCCTCTCTGCAGATCGCAGCCAGCTGCACGTGCTCCTGCAGAACAGCAAGAGGTAAACATGCGCATGCGTCCGCTCCAGCATTGTGTGCTTTGTGTGAGCCTGACGTCGGTAATTGGGCGTGTGGTCTGACTGCCGCCTCTCTGCCCCAGCCTGTCAGAGCTGGAGACGGACATCAAAGTCTTCAAGGAGTGTCTGCTCAAGATCCTGGACGAGGATGAGCTCATTGAGGAGCTCTGTCTAACCAAGTGGACGGACCCCCAGGTGTTGTAGGTGAAACTTTATGACACTTCTTTGTAAGGTTTGCCCTTTAATGTGTGTTTAATATGCACggagaaacacaaaaaaagtcttaggcagtccaaagaaatgtttaaagctgtttatctgggtagcaagtgtactttggcttagaacaaaaaacacgaTTTAACATCAGAACATGTgcaagagtaacacaataaaaactggtAATaaattcttctgttttctaaaaagttactgatatctagttggatggctagatgaacgccgcttcagttcccaaacttctcctcagggacacctcagccgttccatgagtTTATTTGTAAAAGTTTGTAATTAAATAGATTTTAAAAGTCAGTggcagattgactagctgtatgaggtgtgctggtggccaagttaCAGATGACATGGCTGGAAATACTGGGGTGagtttagcagaggttctgaaacggctaagctgacacactttgacaggcataatatcatagttttacaccgacacgaggataatctgaacatcattttctttgcctgcctaagacttctgcGCAGTACTGTATCAGCCCAAGTATTTAAGCCGCAAAAACAGAGAATAGTTTACTACGCGACTCCCATACTGTGTGTCCCCATTGCCGTGTGTGACTCTGTGAGTGACTCCCTCGCCTGTCCCTCTGGAGGCAGTGAGGAGAGCAGCCAAGGCATTGACCATGCTGATGAGATGGAGCTGCTCCTGGAGAACTACTTCATGCAAGCGGAGGATCTGGGCAACAAGACTCGAGAGCTGAAGGGGCTCATTGATGACTGCGAAAGCGTCATCTTCATCAACCTGGATAGGTCTCTTCCCCGTTTTTGCTTTTACATTTTTGAGCAGCGTCATTCGCAGTCACAGGATAATGAAATTACAATCATAAATGTCCGCATTGATATACAattacagaaagcataaagATTGAGTGAGAACGTTGGTGtagtgcagtgtttctcaacccattcCTTAAGGACCTCCCAACGGTCTACATTTTCGCTCCCAGCACACTTGTATCAGTTATTTTGTattcttgattgtttggttcaggtgtgcagggagcaggaagggagcaaaaatgtggactgtttgggggTCCCCCGAGGGTTGGGTTGGCTAACACTGGTGTTGAAGACTTGCACTGCCTGACACTCTTTCATAAGTCTAATGTTTCATAACTTCTGGATTTCTCTTCTTGACAAAAAAGTCACCGGAACGTAATGATGCGTCTGAACCTCCAGCTCACCATGGGCACCTTCTCGCTCTCCCTCTTCGGCCTAATCGGGGTGGCCTTTGGTATGAACCTCGAGTCTTCCTTTGAAGAGGTACGTGCAATATTCACACCATCCTGGAcaaggctttgggggggggggggggtcggtcgtCTGAATTTACTCCCATTTTCTGTAATGTCTATTTCTAGGACTTCAAAACTATTTGTACTTGCAAAAATAATTTAGACCAGCTAATTCACATATGCTCAATTAAGTTCACAGAAAGTTTTAATGGCAACATCAGACTATCTTCTACATGATTTGGCCTATTCCCAAGTTCACTGCCGTTTCGCATAGAGAAAAAAGAAAGCGGTAGAGTGGATGGAGAGTAACCTTTGTCTTTTACTCTGTCTGTAGGATCCCCGTGTTTTCTGGCTGGTGACAGGCTTCATGTTCCTGGGCAGCGGACTGATTTGGAGGCGGCTGCTGTCATTCCTGGGCCGGCACCTTGTCCCATCCTCTCCACCCACGGTATCGCCCATCGCTTTATTTCATGGTTATTCAGTGTTCAGTTTGTTGCCATGGAGATCTCTGTCCACTGATTggtgctttttttttcccttttttttccccctcccacTGAAGATCCCACCCGTGTGGAAGAGGGGTCAGGTGAACAGCCTCAGAGGGGCTGAGTCTAGGGCTGGGGTGAAATGAGGGCTTCTCATTGGAGAACGCCATACATCGCTAGCCAATCAAAGCTGCTCTCACGCTGCTGGGGAAATAGAGCTTTGTTTTCTAGCCATTTgtgagtggggaaaaaaaactatttcacAGTGATTATAACCAGTAATCACTACTGACAGCCAAAGAAGGTTTCTGTTATGTGTTCTGTAACTGTACTTATTTtaattatgaatatttttgttttgttaaaatgtttttatatcTATAGATTACCCACTAAAGCACAAGTCCATTCTTACCTTTGGCCAGTGAGAATATTAAGGAATTGGATACATTCAAGAAAACATAATTCTTGATAAAGACATTCTAATCCCACAGTATTTTCCACATTTCTAAAATGTTCACTTAGGCTTGTAAAATGTCTGTGTTGATGGGAGGGACACCAGTTTCCCTTTGGTAATCTGTTGTCTCTGTGAAATGTAATTAACACCTTATTTATGTGCCTCTGCGGTAAAGGTACTGTTGCACCTCAGCAATTATTCGTTTTCATCTCTCTTGTAGTCGAGATATTTGCAGTTCTCGTTTGACAAatttatctgtcaaaacagTGAGTGATGCTTTCGCCTCAGGCTAGAAACAGAGTTATCCAGTTGTTGGGTCGTATGTGCGAGTTGCAATGCAATAAATTGCGATGACATTGTGTGTCATTCAAATGTAGTGTAACTGGAGCACATAATGTTGGGTACAGTTTTATCCAAGTCATTGTTTCTCACACTGATCTCTGGGGACCTCCCAGcggtgagggagcaaaaatgcggactgtctggcagagtgCTGGGGggtgagcaaaaatgtggactgtctgggggtcctcgAGGCCCGCGCTGGGAAATACTGGTTTAAGTATTACATATTGTTGTCCTGTATGTACTGGACATGTTTTAGGAACTAAAATAAGATTATGGGGAATGAATGTTATAACAGTAGTGTACTGGTTATTAACAGCGTGTGTACTTGTACCCCCAATGGCAAATTGTTTTTGTTGAGCTTATCTTTCAGAAAGTTATCCGAAGCTGTACATGAAATGCGACACTGAGATTCAAATGACATTATTTTCTGAATAAAAGTGATAAAATACTTAAACTGAAATTTTACTTCCAAATCATTCACTTGCATAACAGGTGACCACTCTTCTGATTATGGTGGCGTGATATGGCGGCTTTTTCATACAGAAAATCcgttgtattaaaatactgcatTTCCCAAGGTTACGCACTATGAGAATTGCTAAATTATAGCTATAACAACATATACAACCAACCGGTTTGGACTTATAATTCTGGAGCATGCACTTTTTTTGCAGTGGTGTTAGATACGTCCCCTTAAAAACTGTCACTCTGGGACATTCTCTGCCGGCGCGGAATGACGTCGAAGCAGACGGTTTTAGTACCAGCCAATGAGAGCAGCGGAAGTGAGTCCCGCCTCCCGTACCGCGCGTGCTCTTATCCCATAATTCCTGTACTGGGGTATACTGTGGACTTTGTTTTCCGTAAAGGTACATGGTTACTTTGATATCTCTTACTTTTagcaattatttgcagttacgaTATTCCTAAGTAGAACGCTATGTGTGTAATGTTCGTATATGAATCTTGTAACACAGAAACAAATCTGACTTCAATGAGGTACACATAAGATATTCTTCGAATAGTAATCTTGATATATTGTACCCTGGGGGTAACAGTTAATTCATGAAACGTATTATTGAATAATGCAAAGTTTTAAAATTAACATTTTGTTCTGTGTAATTCGGGATTGCCAACTCTCCCGCGTCCGGCGTGACACTCAAGTTTTATACTTCAGCGCTCAGACAAGAAATCTTCCGGcatatctatattattccattataaacttaaaattagctgcatcagaatcgttgggg encodes:
- the mrs2 gene encoding magnesium transporter MRS2 homolog, mitochondrial isoform X1 translates to MEVFSRLLSRSCLWRTLDRRVVVSAVLLAPCYVRRHPCTRSLAFLWRRTDWVAHRACRWRRSSPNIVFCRHRAMETSQAALSSVVPVFSVMKFDTEGNVTSFEKKKTELYQDLGLQARDLRFQHTTSITGRNNLIIMRMESLKAVVTPHVLLILDFRGLGLERWLLYELAPQLAGEGPLATYSLPFEFRVIEAILQHRLSNLQTRLNEVQPLILDTLESLVDPKLLSADRSQLHVLLQNSKSLSELETDIKVFKECLLKILDEDELIEELCLTKWTDPQVFEESSQGIDHADEMELLLENYFMQAEDLGNKTRELKGLIDDCESVIFINLDSHRNVMMRLNLQLTMGTFSLSLFGLIGVAFGMNLESSFEEDPRVFWLVTGFMFLGSGLIWRRLLSFLGRHLVPSSPPTIPPVWKRGQVNSLRGAESRAGVK
- the mrs2 gene encoding magnesium transporter MRS2 homolog, mitochondrial isoform X2; translation: MRMESLKAVVTPHVLLILDFRGLGLERWLLYELAPQLAGEGPLATYSLPFEFRVIEAILQHRLSNLQTRLNEVQPLILDTLESLVDPKLLSADRSQLHVLLQNSKSLSELETDIKVFKECLLKILDEDELIEELCLTKWTDPQVFEESSQGIDHADEMELLLENYFMQAEDLGNKTRELKGLIDDCESVIFINLDSHRNVMMRLNLQLTMGTFSLSLFGLIGVAFGMNLESSFEEDPRVFWLVTGFMFLGSGLIWRRLLSFLGRHLVPSSPPTIPPVWKRGQVNSLRGAESRAGVK